In the Brachyhypopomus gauderio isolate BG-103 chromosome 4, BGAUD_0.2, whole genome shotgun sequence genome, one interval contains:
- the LOC143511769 gene encoding sentrin-specific protease 7 isoform X2: MPHDKARVHHSTHSAGVVFDRRKVLAISPVGKLDSCRSGNPLKILKKRISSDADECADATPFVGMYPKIHWTQLASSEASSQSVQLNNGNQAVDNAQDDAVLLDINRRELKVILTDVLQTQVGQSYLSSCGPDSKMKQQSVCKGGARDRWCGRRLSAEQKDKKEGSPFCWEQTNLSDFHTTNTHNTKPLDSPSAEKNVTHPAKGTKSPRSTKLERIRDAPKQTESTASDEKESWSAGMASHHCENSELCPVEDSDSASPLHSEGTDVAESDQSAESALVEMPRCPSSRLALSEHSQRVRHSTREGRPPQHNISEAGTQESAEDEGGETKEEEQEKGESRLDSNGEMKEDWGGARRSVLRLSAGAVGSQPEMGLADGEAPPKRSRLQSSLDKSVLNSNCVRKASRPHTPEPIVLSSEEEEEKNENSGTLHLQTQEGAKVPHTPQRLARSIERKKKPNVLALASDMHTQITVDRITILLKDPSGSGLRALLPTAHVRNYSVWNGHEVRDTGLVKSDKTPPPSLLLLWLSEAQARRLTSDLSVMQLGKCKAESSTRALLCVCGALRGVEAAILASIMDMAGIRHGSNGLLSPLSPPESLELLQSEGDAHLLQLLQARGQSEAAAHEVSAHEVSAHEAAPTTPAAKDTEVQPDSVYTLRHSRARGRYSVSVSPRPEAMWSPYRHRGPAHRLIQFPPPPSKGAITVTTEDLECLDSGEFLNDVIIDFYLKYLLVQKAPHSSVRRSHVFSSFFYKQLTRRDNANEDSTSTPTQLRRHQRVRTWTRHVDIFDKDFLFVPVNQEAHWYLVVICFPGMDQPQYVRRTGQGSVQDTSEISSDSTTCSEPQEGNRPGADADRHPDESCSKSVSAPGPPNCTEKTCERQTLCKRPCILVMDSLKLSVHERIFKLLREYLQAEWEVKRGGYRDFSAERMVGSHCKVPLQDNSSDCGLYLLQYAESFLQDPVVNFDLPLNLESWFPRQQVREKREEIRDLVLYLYRFQRSLEEPPEKGNDVQ, encoded by the exons ATGCCGCATGACAAAGCTCGTGTGCACCACTCGACCCACTCCGCCGGTGTCGTGTTTGACCGGAGGAAAGTTTTGGCAATTTCACCAGTAGGAAAACTTGACAGCTGCCGG TCTGGAAATCCATTAAAAATCCTCAAGAAAAGAATTTCCTCTGATGCTGATGAATGTGCAGATGCAACACCATTTGTAGGGATGTACCCCAAG ATCCACTGGACACAGCTAGCTTCCAGTGAAGCCTCATCTCAGTCAGTTCAGCTTAATAATGGAAACCAAGCTGTTGATAACGCTCAGGACGACGCGGTCCTGTTGGATATTAACAG GCGAGAGTTGAAGGTGATTTTGACAGACGTTCTCCAGACGCAAGTAGGACAGAGCTACTTAAGTAGCTGTGGGCCTGATTCCAAAATGAAGCAACAGTCAGTGTGTAAAGGAGGAGCCAGGGACAGGTGGTGTGGCAGAAGACTGTCTGCAGAGCagaaagacaaaaaagaagGGAGTCCATTTTGCTGGGAACAAACAAACCTTTCTGACTTCCATACAACTAACACTCATAACACCAAACCGCTCGATTCACCCTCTGCTGAGAAAAATGTTACGCACCCAGCCAAAGGAACCAAATCTCCACGGTCAACAAAACTCGAAAGAATCCGCGATGCGCCAAAACAAACGGAGTCGACTGCTTCGGATGAAAAGGAATCGTGGTCTGCAGGGATGGCGAGTCATCACTGTGAGAACAGTGAACTGTGTCCGGTCGAGGACAGTGACTCTGCAAGTCCCCTTCACTCTGAAGGAACGGACGTAGCGGAGAGCGATCAGAGTGCCGAGTCTGCACTCGTGGAAATGCCGAGATGCCCTTCGTCACGTCTTGCGCTATCGGAACACAGTCAAAGAGTGAGGCATTCAACGAGGGAAGGACGTCCCCCCCAG CACAACATCAGTGAGGCAGGAACACAAGAAAGCGCAGAAGATGAGGGAGGAGAAACGAAAGAGGAAGAACAGGAGAAAGGGGAGAGTCGTTTAGACTCGAATGGAGAAATGAAAGAGGATTGGGGAGGGGCCAGGCGGAGTGTCCTGCGCCTGTCTGCTGGAGCGGTCGGGAGCCAGCCCGAAATGGGATTGGCTGACGGAGAAGCCCCGCCCAAACGCAGTCGGTTGCAGAGCTCCTTGGATAAAAGCGTCCTGAATTCAAATTGTGTCAGAAAAGCCTCTAGACCACATACACCTGAACCAA ttgTTCTttccagtgaggaggaggaagagaagaatGAAAATAGCGGTACATTACACCTCCAGACACAAGAGGGCGCCAAAGTCCCACACACACCGCAGAGACTTGCACGTTCCatagagagaaaaaagaaaccCAATGTGCTTGCTCTTGCCTCAGACATGCACACCCAG ATCACAGTTGACAGAATCACAATTTTATTGAAAG ACCCTTCGGGATCTGGGCTGAGAGCTTTATTGCCGACTGCACATGTGCGAAACTACAGTGTGTGGAATGGGCATGAGGTGCGCGACACCGGATTGGTTAAAAGTGACAAAACCCCGCCCCCATCTCTGCTCCTCCTATGGCTGTCTGAAGCTCAGGCTCGGcgcttgacctctgacctttcggTCATGCAGCTAGGGAAGTGCAAAG CCGAGAGCAGCACGCGGGCATTGCTGTGCGTGTGCGGTGCATTGAGAGGAGTGGAGGCGGCCATACTTGCCTCCATAATGGACATGGCGGGCATCCGACATGGGAGCAACGGACTTCTGAGCCCGCTCAGCCCCCCCGAGAGCCTGGAGCTCCTGCAGAGTGAGGGCGACGCCCACCTGCTGCAGCTGCTGCAGGCCAGAGGCCAATCGGAGGCCGCCGCCCACGAGGTCTCCGCCCACGAGGTCTCCGCCCACGAGGCTGCTCCCACAACACCTGCTGCCAAG GACACTGAAGTGCAGCCAGACTCGGTCTACACGCTTCGCCACAGCAGAGCCAGGGGCAGATACAGTGTCTCCGTGAGccccagacctgaagccatgTGGAGCCCGTACCGCCACCgaggccccgcccacag ACTGATCCAGTTCCCTCCGCCACCGTCCAAAGGCGCCATTACAGTGACCACAGAAGACCTGGAGTGTTTGGACAGCGGGGAGTTCCTCAATGATGTGATCATTGACTTCTACCTCAA GTATCTGCTGGTGCAGAAGGCCCCTCATTCGTCAGTGAGAAGATCCCACGTCTTTAGCAGTTTCTTTTACAAACAGCTAACGAGGCGTGACAATGCTAATGAAGACAGCACCAGCACGCC AACCCAGCTGAGAAGGCACCAGCGTGTGCGGACATGGACACGTCATGTTGATATCTTCGATAAAGACTTCCTCTTTGTGCCTGTCAATCAGGA GGCTCACTGGTATTTGGTGGTCATCTGCTTCCCTGGAATGGACCAGCCGCAGTACGTGAGGAGGACGGGCCAGGGCTCGGTGCAGGATACCAGCGAGATCTCAAGTGACTCCACGACCTGCAGTGAACCTCAGGAGGGGAACCGACCCGGCGCTGATGCGGACAGACATCCAG ATGAAAGCTGTTCAAAGTCTGTTTCTGCTCCAGGTCCACCA aacTGTACAGAAAAGACCTGTGAACGGCAGACATTGTGTaagag GCCCTGCATCTTGGTGATGGACTCTCTGAAGCTCTCGGTCCATGAGCGCATCTTCAAACTTTTGCGCGA ATATCTGCAGGCGGAGTgggaggtgaagagaggaggTTACAGAGACTTCAGTGCTGAGCGGATGGTGGGCTCACATTGCAAAGTCCCCCTGCAGGACAACAGTAGTGACTGCGGCCTGTATTTACTACAGTATGCCGAGAGTTTCTTACAG GATCCCGTGGTGAACTTTGACCTTCCGCTGAACCTGGAGAGCTGGTTCCCGCGGCAGCAGGTGCGTGAGAAGCGGGAGGAGATTCGGGACCTTGTCCTGTACCTGTATCGATTCCAGCGGAGCTTAGAGGAGCCACCTGAGAAGGGAAATGACGTTCAGTAG
- the LOC143511769 gene encoding sentrin-specific protease 7 isoform X1, producing MPHDKARVHHSTHSAGVVFDRRKVLAISPVGKLDSCRSGNPLKILKKRISSDADECADATPFVGMYPKIHWTQLASSEASSQSVQLNNGNQAVDNAQDDAVLLDINRRELKVILTDVLQTQVGQSYLSSCGPDSKMKQQSVCKGGARDRWCGRRLSAEQKDKKEGSPFCWEQTNLSDFHTTNTHNTKPLDSPSAEKNVTHPAKGTKSPRSTKLERIRDAPKQTESTASDEKESWSAGMASHHCENSELCPVEDSDSASPLHSEGTDVAESDQSAESALVEMPRCPSSRLALSEHSQRVRHSTREGRPPQHNISEAGTQESAEDEGGETKEEEQEKGESRLDSNGEMKEDWGGARRSVLRLSAGAVGSQPEMGLADGEAPPKRSRLQSSLDKSVLNSNCVRKASRPHTPEPIVLSSEEEEEKNENSGTLHLQTQEGAKVPHTPQRLARSIERKKKPNVLALASDMHTQGSSFMDSAFSHTPEIEVQFSALHMGGVSALSTGLVTITVDRITILLKDPSGSGLRALLPTAHVRNYSVWNGHEVRDTGLVKSDKTPPPSLLLLWLSEAQARRLTSDLSVMQLGKCKAESSTRALLCVCGALRGVEAAILASIMDMAGIRHGSNGLLSPLSPPESLELLQSEGDAHLLQLLQARGQSEAAAHEVSAHEVSAHEAAPTTPAAKDTEVQPDSVYTLRHSRARGRYSVSVSPRPEAMWSPYRHRGPAHRLIQFPPPPSKGAITVTTEDLECLDSGEFLNDVIIDFYLKYLLVQKAPHSSVRRSHVFSSFFYKQLTRRDNANEDSTSTPTQLRRHQRVRTWTRHVDIFDKDFLFVPVNQEAHWYLVVICFPGMDQPQYVRRTGQGSVQDTSEISSDSTTCSEPQEGNRPGADADRHPDESCSKSVSAPGPPNCTEKTCERQTLCKRPCILVMDSLKLSVHERIFKLLREYLQAEWEVKRGGYRDFSAERMVGSHCKVPLQDNSSDCGLYLLQYAESFLQDPVVNFDLPLNLESWFPRQQVREKREEIRDLVLYLYRFQRSLEEPPEKGNDVQ from the exons ATGCCGCATGACAAAGCTCGTGTGCACCACTCGACCCACTCCGCCGGTGTCGTGTTTGACCGGAGGAAAGTTTTGGCAATTTCACCAGTAGGAAAACTTGACAGCTGCCGG TCTGGAAATCCATTAAAAATCCTCAAGAAAAGAATTTCCTCTGATGCTGATGAATGTGCAGATGCAACACCATTTGTAGGGATGTACCCCAAG ATCCACTGGACACAGCTAGCTTCCAGTGAAGCCTCATCTCAGTCAGTTCAGCTTAATAATGGAAACCAAGCTGTTGATAACGCTCAGGACGACGCGGTCCTGTTGGATATTAACAG GCGAGAGTTGAAGGTGATTTTGACAGACGTTCTCCAGACGCAAGTAGGACAGAGCTACTTAAGTAGCTGTGGGCCTGATTCCAAAATGAAGCAACAGTCAGTGTGTAAAGGAGGAGCCAGGGACAGGTGGTGTGGCAGAAGACTGTCTGCAGAGCagaaagacaaaaaagaagGGAGTCCATTTTGCTGGGAACAAACAAACCTTTCTGACTTCCATACAACTAACACTCATAACACCAAACCGCTCGATTCACCCTCTGCTGAGAAAAATGTTACGCACCCAGCCAAAGGAACCAAATCTCCACGGTCAACAAAACTCGAAAGAATCCGCGATGCGCCAAAACAAACGGAGTCGACTGCTTCGGATGAAAAGGAATCGTGGTCTGCAGGGATGGCGAGTCATCACTGTGAGAACAGTGAACTGTGTCCGGTCGAGGACAGTGACTCTGCAAGTCCCCTTCACTCTGAAGGAACGGACGTAGCGGAGAGCGATCAGAGTGCCGAGTCTGCACTCGTGGAAATGCCGAGATGCCCTTCGTCACGTCTTGCGCTATCGGAACACAGTCAAAGAGTGAGGCATTCAACGAGGGAAGGACGTCCCCCCCAG CACAACATCAGTGAGGCAGGAACACAAGAAAGCGCAGAAGATGAGGGAGGAGAAACGAAAGAGGAAGAACAGGAGAAAGGGGAGAGTCGTTTAGACTCGAATGGAGAAATGAAAGAGGATTGGGGAGGGGCCAGGCGGAGTGTCCTGCGCCTGTCTGCTGGAGCGGTCGGGAGCCAGCCCGAAATGGGATTGGCTGACGGAGAAGCCCCGCCCAAACGCAGTCGGTTGCAGAGCTCCTTGGATAAAAGCGTCCTGAATTCAAATTGTGTCAGAAAAGCCTCTAGACCACATACACCTGAACCAA ttgTTCTttccagtgaggaggaggaagagaagaatGAAAATAGCGGTACATTACACCTCCAGACACAAGAGGGCGCCAAAGTCCCACACACACCGCAGAGACTTGCACGTTCCatagagagaaaaaagaaaccCAATGTGCTTGCTCTTGCCTCAGACATGCACACCCAG GGTTCAAGCTTTATGGACTCAGCCTTCAGTCATACTCCAGAGATTGAGGTCCAGTTCTCCGCCCTTCACATGGGTGGAGTCAGTGCGCTCTCCACTGGACTTGTGACG ATCACAGTTGACAGAATCACAATTTTATTGAAAG ACCCTTCGGGATCTGGGCTGAGAGCTTTATTGCCGACTGCACATGTGCGAAACTACAGTGTGTGGAATGGGCATGAGGTGCGCGACACCGGATTGGTTAAAAGTGACAAAACCCCGCCCCCATCTCTGCTCCTCCTATGGCTGTCTGAAGCTCAGGCTCGGcgcttgacctctgacctttcggTCATGCAGCTAGGGAAGTGCAAAG CCGAGAGCAGCACGCGGGCATTGCTGTGCGTGTGCGGTGCATTGAGAGGAGTGGAGGCGGCCATACTTGCCTCCATAATGGACATGGCGGGCATCCGACATGGGAGCAACGGACTTCTGAGCCCGCTCAGCCCCCCCGAGAGCCTGGAGCTCCTGCAGAGTGAGGGCGACGCCCACCTGCTGCAGCTGCTGCAGGCCAGAGGCCAATCGGAGGCCGCCGCCCACGAGGTCTCCGCCCACGAGGTCTCCGCCCACGAGGCTGCTCCCACAACACCTGCTGCCAAG GACACTGAAGTGCAGCCAGACTCGGTCTACACGCTTCGCCACAGCAGAGCCAGGGGCAGATACAGTGTCTCCGTGAGccccagacctgaagccatgTGGAGCCCGTACCGCCACCgaggccccgcccacag ACTGATCCAGTTCCCTCCGCCACCGTCCAAAGGCGCCATTACAGTGACCACAGAAGACCTGGAGTGTTTGGACAGCGGGGAGTTCCTCAATGATGTGATCATTGACTTCTACCTCAA GTATCTGCTGGTGCAGAAGGCCCCTCATTCGTCAGTGAGAAGATCCCACGTCTTTAGCAGTTTCTTTTACAAACAGCTAACGAGGCGTGACAATGCTAATGAAGACAGCACCAGCACGCC AACCCAGCTGAGAAGGCACCAGCGTGTGCGGACATGGACACGTCATGTTGATATCTTCGATAAAGACTTCCTCTTTGTGCCTGTCAATCAGGA GGCTCACTGGTATTTGGTGGTCATCTGCTTCCCTGGAATGGACCAGCCGCAGTACGTGAGGAGGACGGGCCAGGGCTCGGTGCAGGATACCAGCGAGATCTCAAGTGACTCCACGACCTGCAGTGAACCTCAGGAGGGGAACCGACCCGGCGCTGATGCGGACAGACATCCAG ATGAAAGCTGTTCAAAGTCTGTTTCTGCTCCAGGTCCACCA aacTGTACAGAAAAGACCTGTGAACGGCAGACATTGTGTaagag GCCCTGCATCTTGGTGATGGACTCTCTGAAGCTCTCGGTCCATGAGCGCATCTTCAAACTTTTGCGCGA ATATCTGCAGGCGGAGTgggaggtgaagagaggaggTTACAGAGACTTCAGTGCTGAGCGGATGGTGGGCTCACATTGCAAAGTCCCCCTGCAGGACAACAGTAGTGACTGCGGCCTGTATTTACTACAGTATGCCGAGAGTTTCTTACAG GATCCCGTGGTGAACTTTGACCTTCCGCTGAACCTGGAGAGCTGGTTCCCGCGGCAGCAGGTGCGTGAGAAGCGGGAGGAGATTCGGGACCTTGTCCTGTACCTGTATCGATTCCAGCGGAGCTTAGAGGAGCCACCTGAGAAGGGAAATGACGTTCAGTAG
- the LOC143511769 gene encoding sentrin-specific protease 7 isoform X3: MRELKVILTDVLQTQVGQSYLSSCGPDSKMKQQSVCKGGARDRWCGRRLSAEQKDKKEGSPFCWEQTNLSDFHTTNTHNTKPLDSPSAEKNVTHPAKGTKSPRSTKLERIRDAPKQTESTASDEKESWSAGMASHHCENSELCPVEDSDSASPLHSEGTDVAESDQSAESALVEMPRCPSSRLALSEHSQRVRHSTREGRPPQHNISEAGTQESAEDEGGETKEEEQEKGESRLDSNGEMKEDWGGARRSVLRLSAGAVGSQPEMGLADGEAPPKRSRLQSSLDKSVLNSNCVRKASRPHTPEPIVLSSEEEEEKNENSGTLHLQTQEGAKVPHTPQRLARSIERKKKPNVLALASDMHTQGSSFMDSAFSHTPEIEVQFSALHMGGVSALSTGLVTITVDRITILLKDPSGSGLRALLPTAHVRNYSVWNGHEVRDTGLVKSDKTPPPSLLLLWLSEAQARRLTSDLSVMQLGKCKAESSTRALLCVCGALRGVEAAILASIMDMAGIRHGSNGLLSPLSPPESLELLQSEGDAHLLQLLQARGQSEAAAHEVSAHEVSAHEAAPTTPAAKDTEVQPDSVYTLRHSRARGRYSVSVSPRPEAMWSPYRHRGPAHRLIQFPPPPSKGAITVTTEDLECLDSGEFLNDVIIDFYLKYLLVQKAPHSSVRRSHVFSSFFYKQLTRRDNANEDSTSTPTQLRRHQRVRTWTRHVDIFDKDFLFVPVNQEAHWYLVVICFPGMDQPQYVRRTGQGSVQDTSEISSDSTTCSEPQEGNRPGADADRHPDESCSKSVSAPGPPNCTEKTCERQTLCKRPCILVMDSLKLSVHERIFKLLREYLQAEWEVKRGGYRDFSAERMVGSHCKVPLQDNSSDCGLYLLQYAESFLQDPVVNFDLPLNLESWFPRQQVREKREEIRDLVLYLYRFQRSLEEPPEKGNDVQ, encoded by the exons AT GCGAGAGTTGAAGGTGATTTTGACAGACGTTCTCCAGACGCAAGTAGGACAGAGCTACTTAAGTAGCTGTGGGCCTGATTCCAAAATGAAGCAACAGTCAGTGTGTAAAGGAGGAGCCAGGGACAGGTGGTGTGGCAGAAGACTGTCTGCAGAGCagaaagacaaaaaagaagGGAGTCCATTTTGCTGGGAACAAACAAACCTTTCTGACTTCCATACAACTAACACTCATAACACCAAACCGCTCGATTCACCCTCTGCTGAGAAAAATGTTACGCACCCAGCCAAAGGAACCAAATCTCCACGGTCAACAAAACTCGAAAGAATCCGCGATGCGCCAAAACAAACGGAGTCGACTGCTTCGGATGAAAAGGAATCGTGGTCTGCAGGGATGGCGAGTCATCACTGTGAGAACAGTGAACTGTGTCCGGTCGAGGACAGTGACTCTGCAAGTCCCCTTCACTCTGAAGGAACGGACGTAGCGGAGAGCGATCAGAGTGCCGAGTCTGCACTCGTGGAAATGCCGAGATGCCCTTCGTCACGTCTTGCGCTATCGGAACACAGTCAAAGAGTGAGGCATTCAACGAGGGAAGGACGTCCCCCCCAG CACAACATCAGTGAGGCAGGAACACAAGAAAGCGCAGAAGATGAGGGAGGAGAAACGAAAGAGGAAGAACAGGAGAAAGGGGAGAGTCGTTTAGACTCGAATGGAGAAATGAAAGAGGATTGGGGAGGGGCCAGGCGGAGTGTCCTGCGCCTGTCTGCTGGAGCGGTCGGGAGCCAGCCCGAAATGGGATTGGCTGACGGAGAAGCCCCGCCCAAACGCAGTCGGTTGCAGAGCTCCTTGGATAAAAGCGTCCTGAATTCAAATTGTGTCAGAAAAGCCTCTAGACCACATACACCTGAACCAA ttgTTCTttccagtgaggaggaggaagagaagaatGAAAATAGCGGTACATTACACCTCCAGACACAAGAGGGCGCCAAAGTCCCACACACACCGCAGAGACTTGCACGTTCCatagagagaaaaaagaaaccCAATGTGCTTGCTCTTGCCTCAGACATGCACACCCAG GGTTCAAGCTTTATGGACTCAGCCTTCAGTCATACTCCAGAGATTGAGGTCCAGTTCTCCGCCCTTCACATGGGTGGAGTCAGTGCGCTCTCCACTGGACTTGTGACG ATCACAGTTGACAGAATCACAATTTTATTGAAAG ACCCTTCGGGATCTGGGCTGAGAGCTTTATTGCCGACTGCACATGTGCGAAACTACAGTGTGTGGAATGGGCATGAGGTGCGCGACACCGGATTGGTTAAAAGTGACAAAACCCCGCCCCCATCTCTGCTCCTCCTATGGCTGTCTGAAGCTCAGGCTCGGcgcttgacctctgacctttcggTCATGCAGCTAGGGAAGTGCAAAG CCGAGAGCAGCACGCGGGCATTGCTGTGCGTGTGCGGTGCATTGAGAGGAGTGGAGGCGGCCATACTTGCCTCCATAATGGACATGGCGGGCATCCGACATGGGAGCAACGGACTTCTGAGCCCGCTCAGCCCCCCCGAGAGCCTGGAGCTCCTGCAGAGTGAGGGCGACGCCCACCTGCTGCAGCTGCTGCAGGCCAGAGGCCAATCGGAGGCCGCCGCCCACGAGGTCTCCGCCCACGAGGTCTCCGCCCACGAGGCTGCTCCCACAACACCTGCTGCCAAG GACACTGAAGTGCAGCCAGACTCGGTCTACACGCTTCGCCACAGCAGAGCCAGGGGCAGATACAGTGTCTCCGTGAGccccagacctgaagccatgTGGAGCCCGTACCGCCACCgaggccccgcccacag ACTGATCCAGTTCCCTCCGCCACCGTCCAAAGGCGCCATTACAGTGACCACAGAAGACCTGGAGTGTTTGGACAGCGGGGAGTTCCTCAATGATGTGATCATTGACTTCTACCTCAA GTATCTGCTGGTGCAGAAGGCCCCTCATTCGTCAGTGAGAAGATCCCACGTCTTTAGCAGTTTCTTTTACAAACAGCTAACGAGGCGTGACAATGCTAATGAAGACAGCACCAGCACGCC AACCCAGCTGAGAAGGCACCAGCGTGTGCGGACATGGACACGTCATGTTGATATCTTCGATAAAGACTTCCTCTTTGTGCCTGTCAATCAGGA GGCTCACTGGTATTTGGTGGTCATCTGCTTCCCTGGAATGGACCAGCCGCAGTACGTGAGGAGGACGGGCCAGGGCTCGGTGCAGGATACCAGCGAGATCTCAAGTGACTCCACGACCTGCAGTGAACCTCAGGAGGGGAACCGACCCGGCGCTGATGCGGACAGACATCCAG ATGAAAGCTGTTCAAAGTCTGTTTCTGCTCCAGGTCCACCA aacTGTACAGAAAAGACCTGTGAACGGCAGACATTGTGTaagag GCCCTGCATCTTGGTGATGGACTCTCTGAAGCTCTCGGTCCATGAGCGCATCTTCAAACTTTTGCGCGA ATATCTGCAGGCGGAGTgggaggtgaagagaggaggTTACAGAGACTTCAGTGCTGAGCGGATGGTGGGCTCACATTGCAAAGTCCCCCTGCAGGACAACAGTAGTGACTGCGGCCTGTATTTACTACAGTATGCCGAGAGTTTCTTACAG GATCCCGTGGTGAACTTTGACCTTCCGCTGAACCTGGAGAGCTGGTTCCCGCGGCAGCAGGTGCGTGAGAAGCGGGAGGAGATTCGGGACCTTGTCCTGTACCTGTATCGATTCCAGCGGAGCTTAGAGGAGCCACCTGAGAAGGGAAATGACGTTCAGTAG